The Brassica napus cultivar Da-Ae chromosome C7, Da-Ae, whole genome shotgun sequence genome has a segment encoding these proteins:
- the LOC106410996 gene encoding casein kinase 1-like protein 3, producing MERIIGGKYKLGRKIGGGSFGEIYLATHVDSFEIVAVKIENSKTKHPQLLYEAKLYRVLEGGSGIPRIKWFGVDGTENALVMDLLGPSLEDLFVYCGRKFSPKTVLLLADQMLTRIEYVHSKGYLHRDIKPDNFLMGLGRKANQVYLIDFGLAKRYRDANTNRHIPYRENKNLTGTARYASCNTHLGIEQSRRDDLESLGYVLLYFLRGSLPWQGLKAVDKKQKYDKICEKKISTPIEVLCKGHPVEFASYFHYCHTLTFDQRPDYGFLKRLFRDLFSREGYEMDYIFDWTIIKYQQAQKSRNQSQTVPGSSNTRATPMDTSNHRGGPNIPYEADVSERVRSGKAIGPSPQINNNPATGRTLGFDQPVHKNVNMPSTSLSPAGTSKRNVGQSGFPPETTNAGYESGKRTGGWTSSFMSPDK from the exons ATGGAACGCATCATCGGCGGCAAGTACAAGCTCGGACGCAAGATCGGCGGCGGCTCCTTCGGAGAGATCTATCTAG CTACTCACGTCGATTCGTTCGAGATCGTAGCGGTTAAGATC GAGAATAGCAAGACGAAGCATCCTCAGCTTCTTTACGAAGCCAAGCTATACAGAGTTCTCGAAGGAGGAA GTGGGATTCCGCGGATAAAGTGGTTTGGTGTTGATGGGACGGAGAATGCTTTAGTGATGGATTTGCTTGGGCCAAGTCTCGAGGATTTGTTCGTGTATTGTGGGAGGAAGTTTTCTCCGAAGACTGTGTTGCTCTTAGCTGACCAAATG CTAACGAGGATAGAGTATGTACACTCCAAAGGATATCTGCATAGAGATATCAAACCTGATAACTTCCTCATGGGTCTAGGCAGGAAAGCTAATCAG GTTTATCTAATTGACTTTGGACTTGCGAAGAGATATCGTGATGCCAACACCAACCGCCACATCCCTTACAG GGAGAACAAGAATTTAACTGGAACTGCACGGTATGCGAGTTGCAATACTCATCTTGGAATTG AGCAGAGTCGACGGGATGATCTAGAATCTCTTGGATATGTGCTTCTGTATTTCCTCAGAGGAAG TCTTCCATGGCAGGGTCTTAAGGCTGTTGACAAGAAGCAAAAGTATGACAAAATTTGCGAGAAGAAGATATCAACTCCTATTGAG GTTCTATGCAAAGGACACCCTGTGGAGTTTGCTTCATATTTTCATTACTGCCACACGCTGACATTTGATCAGCGCCCTGATTATGGATTCTTGAAGCGGCTTTTTCGTGATTTATTCTCACGGGAAG GATATGAAATGGACTATATATTTGACTGGACTATAATAAAGTATCAACAAGCACAAAAATCTAGAAATCAGTCTCAG ACAGTTCCTGGGTCTAGCAATACTCGTGCGACGCCAATGGACACAAGCAATCATCGAG GGGGACCAAATATTCCTTATGAAGCCGACGTCTCTGAGCGTGTCAGATCGGGTAAGGCCATTGGTCCAAGCCCACAGATAAATAACAATCCTGCTACAGGGAGGACTCTGGGTTTTGATCAGCCCGTCCACAAGAAT GTGAACATGCCATCCACTTCGCTGTCTCCTGCGGGTACCTCAAAAAGAAATGTCGGACAATCAGGTTTCCCTCCGGAAACCACAAATGCTGGGTATGAAAGTGGGAAAAGAACCGGAGGCTGGACTTCATCATTCATGTCTCCAGATAAATGA